A genomic region of Cannabis sativa cultivar Pink pepper isolate KNU-18-1 chromosome 1, ASM2916894v1, whole genome shotgun sequence contains the following coding sequences:
- the LOC133035620 gene encoding uncharacterized protein LOC133035620, with protein MGVTENDRVACATFQFQEDALVWSEMVSLTRDVTRITSEEFEDLFNAKYYNEAVRSAKRKEFVELVQGENMSVIKYTTKFDRLAKLASRIVPTDFNKKEKYLVGLNAKIRHDLVITTNGTMTYAKMVDKALRAEGAVKFLQETREAPSPGGTTTLPIPGLGKESGDFIIEPLKRIFPTTGSSGETTRVLNQLGRRSDVFDMRIDDLFDQLPGKTVFSKINLRSGYHQLRIQEEDIPKIVFRNMYGHYEFLVMLVGLTNAPIAFMDLMNRLLKDFLDNFVIMFIHDILVYSRSEATNEQHLRMVLKDGIMVDPGKIETVKNWPRPKKITEVRSSLNLACYYRRFVEGFSKIAMPLSKLTRKNQ; from the exons atgggagTGACCGAAAATGACAGGGTGGCATgtgccacgtttcagttccaggaagaCGCCCTGGTGTGGTCGGAGATGGTGTCCCTCACACGGGACGTCACTAGAATAACCTCGGAAGAATTCGAAGATTTGTTTAATGctaaatattacaatgaggcagttcgcagtgcaaagcggaaagagtttgTTGAGCTAGTACAGGGTGAGAATATGTCAGTGATCAAGTATACGACCAAGTTTGACCGCTTGGCCAAGTTGGCCTCCAGGATTGTGCCTACGGACTTCAATAAAAAGGAAAAGTACTTGGTGGGGTTGAACGCCAAGATTAGGCATGATCTCGTTATTACCACCAATGGTACTATGACCTATGCTAAAATGGTTGACAAGGCTCTTCGAGCTGAAGGAGCGGTAAAGTTTTTGCAAGAAACTCGAGAGGCTCCTAGTCCTGGTGGGACCACTACTCTCCCTATCCCTGGTCTTGGCAAGGAGAGCGGTGATTTCATTATTGAACCATTGAAGAGAATTTTCCCAACTACAGGGAGCTCGGGTGAAA CGACGAGGGTACTTAATCAACTTGGTAGGCGTAGTGATGTTTTTGACATGAG aattgatgatctgtttgaccAACTTCCGGGTAAAACAGTTTTCTCCAAGATTAATTTGAGATCTGGCTATCATCAACTGAGAATCCAGGAAGAAGACATTCCGAAGATAGTTTTCCGAAATATGTATGGCCATTATGAGTTCCTAGTTATGTTGGTCGGGTTAACGAACGCTCCAatagcctttatggatctcatgaataggttATTGAAGGATTTCCTTGATAACTTTGTTATTATGTTTATCCATGATATCCTTGtatactctcggtcagaagcaACAAATGAACAACATCTTCGTATGGTTCT GAAAGATGGAATTATGGTAGACCCAGGGAAAATTGAAACAGTGAAGAACTGGCCTAggccaaaaaaaattacagaagTACGGAGTTCTCTCAACTTAGCGTGTTATTATCGGCGTTTCGTGGAAGGATTCTCTAAGATTGCAATGCCATTGTCTAAACTAACTAGAAAGAATCAGTGA